From Chiloscyllium punctatum isolate Juve2018m chromosome 39, sChiPun1.3, whole genome shotgun sequence, one genomic window encodes:
- the samd9l gene encoding sterile alpha motif domain-containing protein 9-like, whose product MENIKQLQMEDWDEGQVRTWLRHIRVKDEHIQTLYEEQVTGAVLQVMSKEDLKDFHIKQGQAKLILNKRNELLNSQNLQLAQFSTSEERDCKETSPTQGSLDGTASQTAQTKPLPSKGKLKSQSTATTLTSDHPSTSADSHLDSTLERVNENNLQNRCKPRPFDKEDTDFKYVRNSVLPPETGVINLICPCHEYKSLATAVKLNRQRLQAKFAHEFIRFASGCMNVRTNGTIHFGVEDGNGSSGYTHGEIIGVPVKDTSIYVDAMDYIEKCFTRYAEDARNCIRPPKFVEVISKNGSEGKCVIEIDVNPSIKIVRNKIYRVRLPNFNESKNKVEYEKKAIYRRKGANTETVCEESQDEFISGMQERDKLREVAETTEEPSKIHEDLGRKLSFLINGGKKYMDNSQRYVLVINKCKPEDLQNLSFLLHINVFCVFDYDPNSKTNGFFEYYLKHHTANVHFLQDYRCVDRESVSDLRKRLCLFDQTSWIFCNGCNHYDGDEKQCDLRTWVTNKKKHLKRTVSLICNEILPNGSFIVLFLLLSPVEQPLVDTFHEFYAEMNGRNDIICISESDANYQKWAQLAQPSCNIETIDKMSIVGMKLNHVNDTIHTMLPTLIDSHRYLPVSTRGLCLLKTADEERMFTLQILSVNQCEDYKMDGQDPTEIAKIERDFYRGGKVSWLNFILAEQGFCEAVIQRNAYKEVIKIIDGMLKGSSGKQLVTTVHVFHHPGSGGSTVARQVLWNFRKELRCATVKPSCAVGKVCEHAIQLLEYEENDLNQCLPVLLLLEDADEDYFDEIKHELIPAIGSKTVNVVRPLFILVNCRRSNNAEKLCKTIPLEAVAVTHKLTEEEKRLFSNRRKKLEEHFEPEFILTFVLMSEGFSEEYIQNFVKHLLEGIDQSSPVTRLIKYVALLNHYVDNSNISLSHCEAFLSLGIQIDHLRMHNFETSLNDQARFLFIHFRDCTSEIKSIRIVHPLVAKEVLNQISDQPLSQIAMDLLREKAFFENRFARDEFIKFVRDLFIRRHKRSKGDSVDTVFSPLIEDICNEQKAPEKAVEVLTAAYECFGKDPFFAQQLARKHYTDQNFTDAIKWAENAKSQLPTNSYILDTEGQVYRKKLNVLFDLTNLRTEEVTPDKLSEAISIALKAIECFRAAQKAAQSEPDSMNNSGFFGEVEVGCHLLQLLSLLDIFEKDKSGSYTTLTEYLLGKDIPEVIKEPWKNFHGKLKGLQKGINDALEWISEDSSYFQTNKCEDDEDGTSNTEDHAHNPRKWLIRKTKIYARYFTLSKQEEQNLKQSTNSYLFTLVRRLHISRNGGGNITSIFSFLSDQKDVRAVENLEKIISMYPEDNQKEKLDLVDLVNFILSHIALACVAPRSSKLLTFSQLRELSWQFSKNKYNNSSACFLLTLLYWPDEAYDKEPDEAKGRILNTALETLKKLYDIKMKNLPSRKKQIYTHSFLGKGHGFDKIVHKSLLEKLIPSRLSERRWKWLTGDVWKNPKVTQKLKRVKGWTENGMIFVRGHYKQNKIRILPLHFPSMPQGNENITFYLGFTYGGLFAYDIQMEH is encoded by the exons ATGG AAAATATAAAGCAGTTGCAAATGGAAGACTGGGATGAAGGCCAGGTACGGACTTGGTTACGCCATATTCGTGTCAAAGATGAACACATACAGACATTGTATGAGGAACAGGTCACTGGTGCAGTGTTGCAAGTGATGAGCAAGGAGGACCTCAAAGATTTTCATATAAAACAAGGTCAGGCAAAACTCATTCTGAATAAAAGGAATGAACTATTGAATAGTCAGAATTTACAATTGGCCCAGTTCAGCACAAGTGAAGAGAGAGATTGCAAAGAAACTTCTCCAACACAAGGTAGTTTGGATGGCACTgccagtcagacagcacagacaAAACCTCTGCCAAGTAAAGGGAAATTGAAAAGCCAGAGCACTGCTACTACTTTGACATCAGACCACCCGAGCACTTCCGCTGACTCGCATCTTGACAGCACACTCGAGAGGGTGAATGAAAATAATCTTCAGAACCGATGCAAGCCTCGTCCATTTGACAAGGAAGATACCGACTTTAAATACGTAAGAAACAGTGTCCTTCCACCAGAAACTGGAGTTATAAATTTAATTTGTCCCTGCCATGAATATAAATCTCTTGCTACAGCTGTTAAACTAAATAGACAACGGCTCCAAGCCAAATTTGCTCATGAATTTATCAGATTTGCTTCTGGGTGCATGAATGTTCGAACTAATGGTACCATTCATTTTGGTGTTGAGGATGGCAATGGGAGTTCTGGGTATACACATGGTGAAATAATTGGTGTCCCTGTCAAAGACACTAGCATCTATGTCGATGCTATGGATTATATCGAGAAATGCTTCACACGTTATGCTGAGGATGCAAGAAATTGCATTCGCCCTCCTAAATTTGTGGAAGTGATCAGCAAAAATGGAAGTGAAGGGAAGTGTGTTATTGAGATTGATGTAAACCCATCAATAAAGATTGTGAGAAACAAAATTTATAGAGTTCGTCTTCCAAATTTTAATGAAAGCAAAAATAAGGTTGAATATGAGAAAAAGGCCATCTACAGAAGAAAGGGAGCAAACACTGAAACTGTTTGTGAGGAGAGTCAAGATGAATTTATCTCCGGGATGCAAGAAAGGGACAAACTAAGAGAAGTAGCAGAAACAACAGAGGAGCCAAGCAAAATCCATGAGGATTTAGGAAGGAAACTATCATTTCTTATAAATGGTGGCAAGAAATACATGGATAACAGCCAGCGGTATGTGCTTGTAATCAACAAATgtaaaccagaagatttacagaaTTTAAGTTTCTTATTGCATATAAATGTCTTTTGTGTGTTTGACTATGATCCTAATTCGAAGACCAATGGCTTCTTTGAGTACTACTTAAAACACCACACAGCCAACGTTCACTTCTTACAAGATTACAGATGTGTGGAccgagagagtgtgagcgactTGAGGAAACGGCTATGTCTATTTGATCAAACGAGTTGGATATTCTGCAATGGGTGCAACCATTATGATGGTGATGAGAAGCAGTGTGACCTGAGGACATGGGTGACCAACAAGAAAAAGCACCTGAAGAGGACCGTCTCTCTGATCTGCAATGAAATTCTACCAAATGGTTCCTTTATTGTACTTTTTCTCCTCTTGTCACCAGTGGAACAGCCTTTGGTGGACACTTTCCATGAATTTTATGCAGAAATGAACGGCAGAAATGATATCATTTGTATTTCGGAGAGTGATGCCAACTATCAGAAATGGGCACAGCTTGCGCAGCCTTCGTGCAACATTGAAACTATTGACAAGATGAGCATTGTCGGGATGAAACTTAACCACGTAAATGACACGATCCACACCATGTTGCCAACATTAATCGACAGTCACAGATATCTACCCGTATCAACAAGGGGTCTGTGTTTACTCAAAACTGCAGATGAAGAAAGAATGTTCACGCTGCAAATACTGAGTGTCAATCAGTGTGAAGATTACAAAATGGATGGTCAGGATCCCACAGAAATTGCCAAAATTGAGAGAGATTTTTATCGTGGTGGTAAAGTCAGCTGGCTGAATTTCATACTGGCAGAGCAAGGATTCTGTGAAGCAGTGATACAGCGGAATGCCTACAAGGAAGTCATTAAAATTATAGATGGAATGCTGAAGGGTTCATCAGGGAAGCAGTTAGTAACCACAGTCCATGTATTTCACCATCCAGGCAGCGGTGGGAGCACTGTGGCACGGCAGGTCTTGTGGAATTTCCGAAAGGAGCTGCGATGTGCGACTGTTAAACCATCATGTGCTGTCGGGAAAGTCTGTGAACATGCAATCCAGTTACTTGAGTATGAAGAAAATGATCTGAATCAGTGCTTGCCAGTACTGCTGCTCCTTGAGGATGCTGATGAAGATTACTTTGATGAAATTAAGCATGAATTAATACCTGCAATTGGCAGCAAGACCGTGAATGTTGTGAGACCTCTCTTCATACTCGTGAACTGTCGGAGGTCCAATAATGCTGAAAAACTCTGCAAAACCATCCCACTGGAAGCGGTAGCTGTTACCCACAAATTAACTGAGGAAGAAAAAAGGTTGTTTTCTAACAGGCGTAAGAAACTTGAGGAACATTTTGAACCTGAGTTTATATTAACATTTGTTCTAATGAGTGAGGGGTTTTCAGAAGAATATATTCAGAATTTTGTGAAACATTTATTGGAAGGTATTGATCAGTCTTCTCCTGTCACTCGCTTGATAAAGTATGTCGCTTTACTGAACCACTATGTGGACAATTCAAACATTTCACTGTCTCATTGTGAGGCATTTTTGAGTCTTGGCATTCAAATAGATCACTTACGCATGCACAACTTTGAAACCTCCTTGAATGATCAGGCACGGTTTTTGTTCATACATTTCAGAGACTGCACCAGTGAGATTAAGTCGATCCGAATTGTTCACCCACTTGTTGCCAAGGAGGTACTGAATCAAATCTCGGATCAGCCTCTGAGTCAAATTGCGATGGACCTTCTTAGGGAAAAGGCGTTTTTTGAGAACCGATTTGCTCGTGATGAATTCATTAAATTTGTTCGAGACTTGTTCATACGACGTCACAAAAGAAGTAAAGGTGACAGCGTGGATACTGTTTTTTCTCCTCTGATTGAAGATATTTGCAATGAGCAGAAAGCTCCAGAAAAGGCCGTGGAAGTTCTGACAGCAGCTTATGAATGCTTCGGTAAAGATCCATTTTTTGCACAGCAGTTAGCTCGAAAGCATTATACGGACCAAAATTTTACTGATGCTATAAAGTGGGCAGAAAATGCAAAATCTCAGTTGCCAACTAATTCTTATATTTTAGACACCGAAGGACAAGTTTACAGAAAAAAGCTGAACGTTCTGTTTGATCTAACAAATTTGCGAACAGAGGAAGTTACTCCTGACAAACTTTCAGAAGCAATAAGTATCGCTCTGAAGGCGATTGAGTGTTTCAGGGCTGCCCAGAAAGCAGCGCAATCTGAACCTGATTCGATGAATAATTCTGGTTTCTTTGGTGAAGTGGAGGTTGGATGTCATTTATTGCAACTTCTTTCACTGCTGGATATTTTTGAGAAGGATAAAAGTGGCAGTTACACAACACTGACAGAGTATCTTCTGGGCAAAGACATTCCTGAAGTAATTAAAGAACCTTGGAAAAACTTCCATGGGAAATTGAAAGGCCTGCAGAAAGGGATAAATGATGCACTTGAATGGATATCTGAAGATTCAAGTTATTTTCAAACCAACAAATGTGAAGATGATGAAGATGGAACCAGTAATACAGAGGATCATGCACACAATCCTAGGAAATGGCTCATAAGAAAAACAAAAATTTATGCACGTTATTTCACTCTTTCAAAACAGGAGGAGCAAAACTTAAAACAGAGTACAAATTCTTATTTGTTTACACTGGTAAGGCGTCTGCACATTTCCAGGAACGGTGGTGGAAACATAACAtcaattttttcatttttgtctGACCAAAAGGATGTTCGAGCTGTGGAAAACCTAGAGAAAATAATCTCCATGTATCCGGAAGATAATCAGAAAGAGAAACTAGATCTGGTTGATCTTGTTAACTTCATACTAAGTCACATTGCACTTGCCTGTGTGGCACCAAGGTCCTCAAAGCTGCTAACATTCAGCCAGCTGAGGGAACTTAGTTGGCAATTTTCAAAAAATAAATATAACAATTCAAGTGCCTGTTTCTTACTTACTTTATTGTATTGGCCAGACGAAGCTTACGACAAGGAACCTGATGAAGCTAAAGGTAGAATCTTAAATACAGCTCTTGAAACACTGAAGAAACTCTACGACATCAAAATGAAGAATTTGCCTTCCAGAAAAAAACAGATTTATACACATTCCTTCTTGGGTAAAGGACATGGGTTTGACAAAATTGTTCATAAGAGTTTGCTTGAGAAGCTAATTCCGAGCCGCCTAAGTGAACGAAGGTGGAAGTGGCTCACTGGAGATGTGTGGAAGAACCCCAAAGTCACCCAAAAGCTGAAGCGGGTTAAAGGCTGGACGGAAAACGGAATGATATTTGTAAGGGGTCACTATAAGCAGAACAAGATCCGAATTTTACCATTGCATTTCCCATCAATGCCTCAAGGCAATGAGAACATAACCTTTTACCTTGGCTTTACATATGGGGGACTTTTTGCTTATGACATCCAAATGGAACATTAA